Proteins from one Telopea speciosissima isolate NSW1024214 ecotype Mountain lineage chromosome 1, Tspe_v1, whole genome shotgun sequence genomic window:
- the LOC122666852 gene encoding putative calcium-transporting ATPase 13, plasma membrane-type, translating to MSNSKVRQYSLFEMCTTLRLSVPHKRWRRAFFVICSSHILVSLAKHAITTKKDQLLAAFSRSPSYTILDIQSNIGDVSPHCFNPDNKALLIDIVKEKNPDRLNQLGGVEAVAAALETDVENGIHGDAEDIASRRNKFGSNTYPKPPLKSLFQFVLEAFKDTIILILLGCAILSLGFGIRENGWKDGWYDGGSIFVAVFIVITVSAFSNFRQSRQFEKLSSISDNIQIDVIRSGRRCQISIFDIVVGDIVCLKIGDQIPADGLFLDGHSLQIDESSMTGESDHVEVDGRRNPFLISGAKVADGYGRMLVTSVGMNTAWGEMMSSINRDSNEQTPLQERLDKLTLSIGKVGLAVAFLVLVVLLVRYFTGNTIDDYGNREFNGSKTKINDILNAVVRIIADAVTIVVVAIPEGLPLAVTLTLAYSMKRMMVDQAMVRKLMACETMGSATTICTDKTGTLTMNQMKVTEFWLGQDAIKDYGSPTISSVILDLLHQGAGLNSTGAVYKPHSQAVPEFSGSPTEKAILSWSVLELKMDIEALKKTCTILQVEAFNSEKKRSGLLMKKNGEKMIHIHWKGAAEMILAMCSSYYDRNGSLTFMGENERKKFEQVIESMAAKSLRCIGFAHKEIAEEELEYREDGKIHEKHSEEGLTLLGLVGLKDPCRPGVRNAVVACKDAGVHIKMITGDNIFTARAIAIECGILDRNQDSDNEEVVEGVEFRNYTPKERVEKVDRIYVMARSSPFDKLLMVQCLKQKGHVVAVTGDGTNDAPALKEADIGLSMGIQGTEVAKESSDIVILDDNFASVATVLMWGRCVYNNIQKFIQFQLTVNVAALVINFVAAISAGKVPLTAVQLLWVNLIMDTLGALALATERPTKELMEKSPVGRTEPLITNVMWRNLMAQALYQISVLLTLQFRGESIFSVDTKVNDTLIFNTFVLCQVFNEFNARKLEKKNVFKGIHRNKLFLGIIGITIILQVVMVEFLKRFADTERLDWREWCVCICLAAISWPIGWIVKWIPVPEKPFLSFLKREYNNNR from the coding sequence ATGTCCAACTCCAAGGTGCGGCAATACTCCCTATTTGAAATGTGCACTACCCTTCGTCTTAGCGTACCCCATAAGAGATGGCGCCGTGCCTTCTTTGTCATTTGTTCTTCCCACATCTTGGTCTCTCTAGCCAAACATGCTATAACTACTAAGAAGGATCAACTCCTTGCTGCCTTCTCTCGCTCACCATCTTACACTATCCTTGACATCCAATCCAATATTGGTGATGTAAGTCCACACTGCTTCAATCCTGATAATAAGGCTCTCCTCATCGATATCGTAAAGGAGAAGAACCCAGATCGTCTGAATCAACTTGGAGGTGTTGAAGCAGTGGCTGCAGCCCTTGAAACTGATGTGGAGAATGGAATCCATGGTGATGCTGAAGATATTGCTTCTCGTCGCAATAAATTTGGATCAAATACGTACCCAAAGCCACCTCTAAAGAGTCTCTTCCAGTTCGTGTTGGAGGCTTTCAAGGACACCATAATTCTCATTCTCTTGGGCTGTGCCATTCTGTCTCTTGGGTTCGGCATCAGAGAAAATGGATGGAAAGATGGATGGTACGATGGTGGTAGTATATTTGTTGCTGTCTTTATTGTTATTACTGTCTCTGCCTTCAGTAACTTCAGACAATCCAGACAATTTGAGAAGCTCTCAAGCATTAGCGACAACATCCAAATCGATGTCATTAGGAGTGGGCGGCGCTGCCAGATTTCCATCTTTGACATTGTTGTGGGAGACATTGTGTGTCTCAAAATTGGCGATCAGATTCCAGCAGACGGCCTCTTCTTAGATGGTCATTCCTTACAAATTGACGAGTCTAGCATGACAGGGGAGAGTGAccatgttgaggttgatggaCGCAGAAACCCATTCCTCATCTCTGGTGCAAAGGTGGCTGACGGGTATGGTCGCATGCTAGTTACCTCGGTCGGCATGAACACAGCATGGGGTGAGATGATGAGCTCTATAAACCGTGACTCTAATGAGCAAACACCATTACAAGAACGGCTTGACAAATTAACCCTGTCAATAGGGAAGGTTGGTTTGGCAGTTGCATTCCTCGTTCTTGTTGTGTTATTGGTTCGTTATTTCACGGGGAATACAATAGATGACTATGGTAATCGAGAGTTCAATGGCAGCAAGACGAAGATCAATGACATATTGAATGCTGTTGTCCGTATTATTGCTGATGCCGTCACCATCGTGGTGGTGGCAATTCCAGAAGGATTGCCACTGGCTGTCACACTCACTCTTGCTTATTCCATGAAAAGAATGATGGTGGATCAAgcaatggtcagaaaactcatggCTTGTGAGACAATGGGTTCAGCCACCACCATCTGTACCGATAAAACGGGCACTCTCACCATGAATCAAATGAAGGTGACCGAATTTTGGCTTGGTCAAGATGCCATAAAAGATTATGGTTCCCCAACAATTTCTTCTGTTATTCTTGACTTGCTCCACCAGGGAGCTGGTCTGAACTCCACCGGAGCCGTTTATAAACCCCATTCACAAGCAGTACCCGAGTTCTCTGGTAGCCCAACTGAGAAAGCCATCCTATCTTGGTCTGTCTTAGAATTGAAGATGGACATCGAGGCGCTAAAGAAGACATGTACCATTCTCCAGGTAGAAGCCTTCAATTCAGAAAAGAAACGCAGCGGTCtattgatgaagaagaatggcGAGAAAATGATCCATATACATTGGAAAGGAGCTGCAGAGATGATTCTAGCAATGTGTTCCAGCTATTATGACAGAAACGGAAGCTTAACATTCATGGGTGAAAATGAAAGGAAGAAGTTCGAACAGGTAATTGAAAGTATGGCAGCTAAAAGCCTCCGATGCATTGGTTTTGCTCACAAAGAGATAGCTGAAGAAGAGTTGGAGTACAGAGAAGATGGAAAGATTCATGAAAAGCACAGTGAAGAGGGTTTAACCTTGTTGGGGTTAGTAGGTCTAAAGGATCCATGTCGACCAGGGGTAAGAAATGCTGTGGTAGCTTGCAAAGATGCTGGAGTGCACATCAAAATGATCACTGGAGACAACATTTTCACAGCAAGGGCAATAGCCATTGAATGTGGGATACTCGATCGAAATCAGGACTCTGATAATGAAGAGGTTGTGGAGGGTGTGGAATTTCGAAACTACACACCGAAGGAAAGGGTGGAGAAAGTTGATAGAATCTATGTTATGGCAAGATCGTCCCCATTTGACAAGCTCTTGATGGTACAATGCTTGAAGCAGAAAGGCCATGTAGTGGCGGTCACCGGTGATGGTACAAACGATGCTCCAGCATTGAAAGAGGCCGATATTGGACTTTCTATGGGGATTCAGGGAACTGAAGTTGCCAAGGAGAGTTCAGATATTGTCATCTTGGATGATAACTTTGCTTCAGTGGCCACGGTTTTAATGTGGGGGAGATGCGTTTATAACAACATCCAAAAATTTATTCAGTTCCAACTCACTGTGAATGTAGCTGCTCTTGTGATCAACTTTGTTGCCGCAATTTCTGCTGGCAAAGTTCCCCTAACAGCAGTTCAATTGTTGTGGGTGAACCTCATCATGGACACATTGGGAGCTTTGGCTCTTGCCACTGAGAGACCCACTAAGGAGCTTATGGAGAAGTCACCAGTGGGTCGGACCGAGCCACTTATAACCAATGTCATGTGGAGGAATCTCATGGCTCAAGCTCTGTATCAGATATCTGTCCTCTTGACACTACAATTCAGAGGTGAGTCTATATTTTCCGTGGATACGAAGGTTAACGATACCCTGATCTTCAACACTTTCGTGTTATGCCAAGTCTTCAATGAGTTCAATGCAAGGAAGCTGGAGAAAAAGAATGTCTTCAAGGGAATACACAGGAACAAGTTATTTCTAGGGATAATAGGGATAACCATCATTCTTCAGGTAGTGATGGTCGAATTTTTGAAGAGGTTTGCAGATACAGAGAGGTTAGATTGGAGGGAATGGTGTGTGTGCATTTGTCTTGCAGCCATATCTTGGCCAATTGGGTGGATTGTGAAGTGGATACCAGTTCcagaaaaaccatttctaagTTTCCTCAAGCGGGAGTACAACAATAATAGATAG